The stretch of DNA ATTGTGATGTTAGTTTAGGGTTTGGTGTTTCATCTTCTTTCACTACCTTAAGATGGATACCTGCATGGgcagctcttttttttttttttctattttttttttctaagtagcTGTGTTATACTTGTAAATCATACTTCTATAAAGCAAAATACGATAATGGCAAGACCgcttacatatttaaataaaaaatggtgCAACCATGTGCATGCAAATCTTAATCAATGAACATTTGGTCGACCAACTTCTTTTACCTGAATCTTCTATCATCTGACATGGTTAACATTTCTTCTACTTAGCTTTCATCTGCGGGGATTATTCGTTTGCCAAGATTCGAGATGGCAATGGCTAAACCTGAGGCTAACAGTAAGCCTGTCCTAGCTGCTGAAGATATCTATATTATTACGGTGTAGGTGCCAGTTGTTTTGTTTCTCTTGCAAATATATCTATTTTGTTAGTCATTAAGGTGCATCCTAGTGGTCTATGGGCGGGCTTGAGATGAACTGTAGACTCAGACATCCTGGGCTCAATTAAGCACTAGGATTTTCCACAGATTACTTGATATACTGTTTTCATGGGTGAGGTCATGCATCCGGGGTTTACTCTCCAAGGGTTGGTCTAAAGGGTCCTGCCTTGGTGAGGTTCCACagtgtgtgtatttatatatatatatatatatatatatatatatatttaaagtgttCCGaagcatttaatttttttggcaCTGTTCACAGCTATGGTAGAATATACTGCTTGCAAGTTGATAGGGTTGCAATGCTCCTCCACTCATATAGGTTTTACCGTGATGCTGTTGTACAACAGGTAAGTTTTTGcatcaaattctttcttttcCAATGCTTTgattcacttaaaaaatatgctGGTGGCAGAGATACAGAAAAGCTTTTTCCAGTTCCTGAAGGATAGAGGTGGATATACAGGAGTGTATTGTGTATTGTATAATAGGAATAGACATGTGGTTGGAATCTCAAGAATAACTTCCAACCTGCTCCCaataaagtgaaattaaatgGACAATACCTGCTTCCACTTTTGAGGAAATTACCTCTACTTAAATATAAGttgaaagttctttatttttaatcattttttcatcCCAGAATATGCTGCCTGCCCATTAAGTCTCTAGCTTGAAGGACAATtgttattttctgttattttggATTACACATTTATCTGTCTTCTGGACCACAAATGATTTTGTAACTTGACATCAGTATTACTGTTGAGTCATTGactatttacaaattgatgttgATTATCTACAGGGTTCTTTGCCTATTTATTCAAGCCGGATTGCTGTGAGTGTGGTCGATAATGTGCTGCTTGTTCACCAAATTGATGCAAAGGTCATTATACTGTACGACATATTTGCAGATTCTCGGGCACCCATATCTGCCCCACTTCCTCTATTGTTGAGGGGTCTCCGCAGATTTAATTCTTCTGCTTCTCGATCTGGTAGGGAAGATAGCGAGAGTTCAGAGGCTAATGTTGTAAGTGGAAATGAAACTGTCACCTATGGAGATGAATGGATTTTTCTTGTTCCCGACCTTATATGTGATGTTGCTAGCAAGTGTCTGTGGAAGATTCATTTAGATTTGGAGGCAagttctctattattatttttttttatcatttatcaatattgACATGTTCTTCTTGCAATGAATGtctattcttctttttccttgcaGGCAATTTCTGCTAGTAGCTCAGAAATGCCATCAGTACTAGAATTTTTGCAGCGCCGAAAGTTGGAAGCCAATAAGGTAGTACTCTTTATGCAGTTTAGGTATGCTCAGCATTTACCTGGTTGTTTATGGGGACTACGTACAGCAAGTTACAAGTAGTCCATTCCTTCTTCCATAACTACGAACACATACTATCATCAGAAATAAAGCCAATTGCCCAACTAAAATGTAGTGATCATCTATGAAgtaatgaaatatgaaatatctCATTGTCTtgagttataaaaatatcctaaTGCTTTTCAACCCTTGCTCTTCTTTATGTGAAATTACTTGATGAATTAGCAAATGGTCATTCTAGTTCACTTCTGCTGCTTCAGGCTAAACAATTGTGCTTGGCAATGGTATGCACAGTTATTCTAGAACACAGACCTGTGCCCATGGTTGCCAGGGCAATGGATATTTTGGTTACCAATTATTCTCACTCTATCAAAACAGGCAGCTATCTCAAGGGAATAAAATCTGAGAAGACATCACCTTCTACTGTCCCACATGTGAGTAGTCCTAGTGCTGTGGCTGAGGCAACTGCAAGTAGAGTAGGTTCACTTGAGAAGTCTGTTAAACATGAATTTGCTGCTGGTGTGGACAATGAGCTCTTTAATAGATCTTCAACTTTGTTGAGTTCAGACTCTGAGGAGAATGCCAGCGCTGAACCACAAAAGACCAATTCAAGtgatattcactttttttatggTAAAGTGGATGGAGAAAATTTAATGGGTGCCGAAACTTCTGGTACTGATGTTCAGCCGACATCTTTACAACATCAACTTCTTGGACCGAGTAACAATGCATTGAATGCTAATACGCCTGAGCAGCAGGAGGCTCAACTTACTTCGCCAGCAATTTCACCCGATGAGATGTACAGCTTTGTCTTTGCTCCAATTGAGGAGGAGATTGTGGGAGACCCTTCCTACTTGGTTGCCATCATTATTGAGTTCCTTCTCAGGTATGCTGTATTACTGAACTTGGAAGTTGATTCAAGGCTGTAAAAGCAAAGCATGATGGTTCTAGTTTTTCAGTCTAAGctctttatttttacttaaaaactAGATTATTCTCCAGTCATCAATCTGGTCAATATGTGCTTGAGGAGCTCATCTTTTACATGGAATTAGTTTATCATTACTAAAGGGCTGATGCTGCTCTGTGATAGCTAGTTGTGAGAGCCACTCCCTGCGTTATGATGACCTCATCCATGCCCAAATTGTACAAATGTGTGTAATAAGCATGATTAGAACTCCCGTCAATGGTCTAGTTTGTGACTCAGATGGTACAAAAGTGCAGAATTTATTGCAAAAAGGCTTGTGATTCTTTTCTGGACCAGGCTGCAAATAAAATCAAGCCTAGAAGTGATAATATGGCAATATCACTAAACATTTAAACACGTGCATACAATTGTTATAATGTAGTCatgctttatttttctattcttgtcCCATGTCCATGAATTCTTATCTGTATCTACTTTTGCAGTGCTAATTCAGAAAAGGTTAAAGTGCATCCAAATCTTTATGTTTTAACCATACAACTGCTAGCCCGCAACGAGCGATATGCAGAACTTGGACTGTATGTCATAAACAAGGTCTCGGCATTGCTTCCATCTATAAGTGTGTGGTTGAAAGATTGTCTATGCCTTGTTTATGTGGGATTTGATGTTAACAGAGAGAGTTGTTTTGTCACAGATTGTTGAACCTTCTAAAGAAGTTGCATTGCAACTCCTGGAGTCTGGTCGTCAGAATATCCAAACAAGGAAGTTGGGTCTGGATATGCTGAGGCTGCTTTCTTTACATCATGACTATGTATTGTTTTTAGTGCAAGATGGTTATTATCTTGAAGCTTTACGTTATTCACGGAAGTATAAGGTATTACCTATTTTGTCAAtctcattataaaataatgggaAAACAAAGTactatttcatgtttttttttcttacatgatATAAATGTTTCTCAATAGCTGGTTTTGTCTTCTGTTATTTTTATCAAGCTCTTGCTGTGAATCTGTTTAGAATCTTTTGATAGATTGTATGTGTTTGGTAACATggagttaattacataaaactCTACCTATTTGGAAGCATTAGAAAAGCTAAAAAAGCGTGAGAATATATGGCTTTATTTCCCAATCCCTTTCCCAGACTGTGTTTAAGGTTGGTAGAAAGTGCATCTTGCTGTCTTTTCCTGGGATGTGCTATTTGCTGAGtagatggttttggtttttctttttgaagtttTAAGATCAGCAGGACACGTCATCCAAAGGAGGATGgttgttgttattataatttttttctgccAAATCCTTTTCCTGATGGTACTTTCGGTGTATGTTAGTGGAGTTGCTTGTACTTTACAATTTGCTCATTTTTTTCCATTGTAAACTGTGTTTATAGTTGGTTGTTTGTCTTGGTGAAGCTTTGGACTTACAAAATTGAGTACAATTTTCAGGTTAATACCGTCCGGCCTTCGTTGTTTCTGGAAGCAGCGTTTGCTTCCAAAGACTCACAGCATCTAGCTGCTGTTCTGAGGTTCTTTTCGGATTTTATTCCTGGCTTCCAAAGCACTTCCGATCACAATACCTATTATCGCATTCTCAACGAGATGAACTCGTCCATTGCTGCTTGAAGTTTCTGCCAAACGGTTTAATGTTGGAATTGCTGGTCATTGTTACTCATGAAGTGATTATGTTATGTGCGGATCCCAACACAGAACGAAAGGTAAGTCCTCGTATCAAGTTATTTTTCCATGGACATGGCTCGCAGTAAATAAGAGTAATTCCCTGAGAAAGTGACGTAATATGTGGTTGGATTAAGGCAAGTATTCATTTCAACTTCACCACCCTCCAAAGGTCTAAAAAGAGAACATGGAACAGGTTTACTGTGTTTGTCTACACTTTGTAAAGTTGGACATGATGTTCATCGAttatgaattataatatttCCACTACTTTAGCAATGAATTATAGTAtgtaatacaaaaaaaaaaaaataataataaataaaaacatgttGCCTTTACATGACTCCAAATTTCTCGTCGTAAAAAGTACAGAGGGGCCAACaatatctcatctgaactgcttcgtttggttacgcagttcatatgagatgttttgttgaaagttgaataaaatattattatattatatttttttaaaattattttgattttgagatttgaaaaaattgaattgtttattatattttatgtgatagtttgtgaaaattataatgattatatgagatgagatgagatagtttgattttgtataatCAAATCAGCTTAACTCACCTCGAGCCCTTATACAGCCCACTTCATATTCAGGCAAAGCTTATAATTGGACCAACTTCTGTAGGTTCAGGCTGAGCTGTGCGTCGGTCTCAAGCCCACTACAAATAATTTCTT from Juglans regia cultivar Chandler chromosome 4, Walnut 2.0, whole genome shotgun sequence encodes:
- the LOC108982710 gene encoding uncharacterized protein LOC108982710 isoform X1; protein product: MSIHEVKSWPGEMSGKASSSQSSVGLSGPGGLSHVYIQYPPLQCDISGSRGLFYDDGNKLLLSPTLDQVFSWKTMPFSPLVAPTSDTISEGPILSIRYSLDAKFIAIQRSNREIQFWHRETGETFSQRCRSESESILGFFWTDCPLCDIVFVKTSGLDLFAYNSESKSLHLVETRKLNVCWYVYTHESRLVLLASGMQCKTFSGFQLSSAGIIRLPRFEMAMAKPEANSKPVLAAEDIYIITVYGRIYCLQVDRVAMLLHSYRFYRDAVVQQGSLPIYSSRIAVSVVDNVLLVHQIDAKVIILYDIFADSRAPISAPLPLLLRGLRRFNSSASRSGREDSESSEANVVSGNETVTYGDEWIFLVPDLICDVASKCLWKIHLDLEAISASSSEMPSVLEFLQRRKLEANKAKQLCLAMVCTVILEHRPVPMVARAMDILVTNYSHSIKTGSYLKGIKSEKTSPSTVPHVSSPSAVAEATASRVGSLEKSVKHEFAAGVDNELFNRSSTLLSSDSEENASAEPQKTNSSDIHFFYGKVDGENLMGAETSGTDVQPTSLQHQLLGPSNNALNANTPEQQEAQLTSPAISPDEMYSFVFAPIEEEIVGDPSYLVAIIIEFLLSANSEKVKVHPNLYVLTIQLLARNERYAELGLYVINKIVEPSKEVALQLLESGRQNIQTRKLGLDMLRLLSLHHDYVLFLVQDGYYLEALRYSRKYKVNTVRPSLFLEAAFASKDSQHLAAVLRFFSDFIPGFQSTSDHNTYYRILNEMNSSIAA
- the LOC108982710 gene encoding uncharacterized protein LOC108982710 isoform X2; this translates as MSGKASSSQSSVGLSGPGGLSHVYIQYPPLQCDISGSRGLFYDDGNKLLLSPTLDQVFSWKTMPFSPLVAPTSDTISEGPILSIRYSLDAKFIAIQRSNREIQFWHRETGETFSQRCRSESESILGFFWTDCPLCDIVFVKTSGLDLFAYNSESKSLHLVETRKLNVCWYVYTHESRLVLLASGMQCKTFSGFQLSSAGIIRLPRFEMAMAKPEANSKPVLAAEDIYIITVYGRIYCLQVDRVAMLLHSYRFYRDAVVQQGSLPIYSSRIAVSVVDNVLLVHQIDAKVIILYDIFADSRAPISAPLPLLLRGLRRFNSSASRSGREDSESSEANVVSGNETVTYGDEWIFLVPDLICDVASKCLWKIHLDLEAISASSSEMPSVLEFLQRRKLEANKAKQLCLAMVCTVILEHRPVPMVARAMDILVTNYSHSIKTGSYLKGIKSEKTSPSTVPHVSSPSAVAEATASRVGSLEKSVKHEFAAGVDNELFNRSSTLLSSDSEENASAEPQKTNSSDIHFFYGKVDGENLMGAETSGTDVQPTSLQHQLLGPSNNALNANTPEQQEAQLTSPAISPDEMYSFVFAPIEEEIVGDPSYLVAIIIEFLLSANSEKVKVHPNLYVLTIQLLARNERYAELGLYVINKIVEPSKEVALQLLESGRQNIQTRKLGLDMLRLLSLHHDYVLFLVQDGYYLEALRYSRKYKVNTVRPSLFLEAAFASKDSQHLAAVLRFFSDFIPGFQSTSDHNTYYRILNEMNSSIAA